The following coding sequences lie in one Metallumcola ferriviriculae genomic window:
- a CDS encoding gluconate 2-dehydrogenase subunit 3 family protein: MYEKQRTRYKGFNVLDEKKEWDQHTEEIVLKRLGPFAAPKFLLPEEKEMLKAIASHLIYDDRKEILEFVINHTDESLTSPVGEGERKPDAPPLKDLIRWGLKALDNAARGQFDCSFVELNAGQQFEMVAALQKAKAYLVPDWQQIPQKELFKKLASLIVSAYYAHPTIWSEIGYAGPAYPRGYVRLEFGLTDPWEAERNEE, encoded by the coding sequence ATGTATGAAAAACAGAGGACACGTTACAAAGGTTTTAATGTGCTGGATGAAAAGAAAGAGTGGGACCAGCATACCGAAGAAATAGTATTAAAAAGGTTAGGGCCTTTTGCCGCACCTAAATTTTTACTGCCTGAAGAGAAGGAAATGCTAAAAGCTATTGCTTCCCATCTTATATATGATGACAGAAAAGAAATATTGGAATTTGTCATTAACCATACCGATGAAAGCTTAACTTCCCCAGTTGGTGAAGGGGAACGAAAACCAGATGCACCGCCGCTAAAAGACTTAATAAGGTGGGGCTTAAAGGCATTAGATAACGCCGCCCGGGGTCAATTCGATTGCTCATTTGTTGAACTCAACGCTGGACAACAGTTCGAGATGGTGGCTGCGTTACAAAAAGCCAAGGCTTATTTAGTACCTGATTGGCAGCAAATACCACAGAAAGAATTATTTAAAAAATTAGCATCATTAATTGTCAGTGCCTATTATGCTCACCCTACTATCTGGTCGGAGATTGGGTACGCTGGCCCAGCATACCCACGAGGATATGTGAGACTGGAATTTGGTCTGACCGACCCATGGGAGGCTGAACGAAATGAAGAATAA